ATATTACATGCATGTTCTCTTGTACATCAAAGTTGCAGTGAGCCGCAACTCAAGCAGTTTACTGTTTCTGAAAGGGCAGACAGCTCTCATGAAATGAACCAAGActtttttaagtgtaaaatgatcaaatccaattattcttattattacaCTGGGCGACCGTGGACTCGGGAGatagagcgggttgtccactaaccggaaCGCCGGTGGTTggatccccagctcctccggttcgcatgtcgaagtgtccttggatAAGATACTGAAAAGCCGAATTGCCCCTGATGTGTCATCGgtgtgagagggtgtgtgtgtgtgtgtgtagaaagcgatgtatgaatagaaaaaaagtgctgcatgaatgtgtgtgtgaatgagtgaatgtggcTGTAGTGTGAAGCATTTTTGAGTGGTCAGTAAGACTAGcaaagcgctatataagtgcagtccatttacattttgcctaccctttttctccctttcttaattttccctttctctccctcgcCCTCCCTACAGGATGAAAATGAAGCTGAATTCATTATCTGTGCTGTGTCTGTCACTTCTTCTGTTTCACACCCATTCTTCACTGGCTAAGAGAGGGGGAGGCGGCGGCTTCGGGAAAAGCTTCAGCTCGAAGAAGATCCCTACATCGAACCGAGGCAGCACCAACACTAATGCAGGTCACAAAAATAATCAGGGCTCCGGCTCTAAGGGTGGATACCCTAAACAGTCTGGACAAAACAATCAAGGAGGCTACCCTCCGCAATCAGGCGGACCCGGGTATCCGGGAAATTACCCCTGGCAGCAGGGTGGAGGAGGGTATCCAGCACGGGGCTCCCCATATGGAGGAGGTTATGGAGGTTATGGTGGTTATGGAGGTTATGGAGGTTATGGTGGTTATGGAGGTTATCCAGGTGGCTATATCAACCataacccaaaaaacaaaatcctgaGCCCTCATTATGGTGGCAGCTTTGGTCATGGGGGCTATGGGGTTGGGGGTGGCTCTCCCTTTTCCCACTCAGTTCAGGCAATGGGCATGTATCCCCAAGATAATTCCAGAGGTTTTGGACGGAGTGCAGTAatggcagcagctggaggggctATGGCAGGAATGGCACTTGGCTACGGGCTAGGAAGGTTCCCTCGTCCTCACTTCAACTTCCGCAGTCCCGAAGAGGAGTACTACTACAACCACTACATGTACAGGAAATACGGTGTCAAGTCTACTGATACCAATGACTACAGCAGAGACTACAAGTACAGCCAACCCCCTGAGACCTATGATAGCTACATGGACTCGTGCATGAAGAGAACAGACCTGCTACCTGTGGACAATCGAAAGCCAAAAGACAAACCAGCTGCCACCACCACAACTACAACTACTGATGTCACCTCAACTCCAGACACTGGCACAGGCAGCAACACAACAAAGACTAACAGCACTACAGCGGGACACCCCTCGCCCTCCGCACCCTCAACTCCCCGCCCTTTAAATCAGCCCGAGGCCAATCCTGTGCCTCCAGCTTCACAGGCGGTCAGAAAAGCTGctactgatgatgatgatgatgatgatgatgatacagTCAGCATTGTGGAGATTGGCTACCCAGCACTGATTGAGCAGCTGACGGTCAGGAGATGTTTGGAGCTGTACATGGTTTATTCTGAAAAGTACTTGAAGAAACAGACAGGAGGGGTGCAGGGACTGGAGATGGGCTTGCGAGGGTCTTTAGCAGTGGTCACCAGTACTATAGTGATGCTACTGAACAGCAACATGCTAACGCTGCTGCACTGAGGCCTTTGTTAGCAGGGAAAGTGATGGAGAATGTGCTAAAGAGTTTAAACTAAACCGATGGGAAATGATTAGGGAGGGAGGAACCTATTGCATTACCTTTTTAGGCTGCACTATGGCActccccttttccttttccgCCTCTGAAAGAGAAAGGGTCCATTAACTGTACTCGGATATTGGAAGACTGTGATGGTGGCGAGAAATTTGGTCCATTAATGTccatttagatttaatttaacatgCACTCTAGCCATAGAAATGATGAGAGGCACTACCACTGACTCGTCTTTCCGTGCTCGTAATTTGTCTTTCAGTAAACAATGCCTCTTATTCAAGGAAACCGACCATggtctttgtcttctttttgcCTAAGCGGAAAAAGCATCCGATAGGGTTAGTTTGCACATGTGGGGCTGGTACAGGCTCTGTCATGGTGATgatctgtgtaaataaactgcTTTGCAATAATGGAGATGTGCTTTAAGCATGCTACGATTTTGTTTACTCCAGACATATTTATGTTCGAGGACTGTAACTTTTCTAATACTCAATCAGTCTACTATTACTAATACTAATCTCAGTGCTTTAGACTGAGAGGTTTTTACACTATAAGCATGACTGAGTATTTGTAATGGATCATTTCTACTGATGTAGCTTAAAAAATATGTGGACTTTTATCACGTAAGGTCTATTGAACCACAGAAACTCAAACCTAAAAGGCTGTTTATTACATCTGTTGGTACTTATTTTATTGGGATAAACAGACTTGTTAAACAGATGGACAATAGTATGCATGCTGTTGTCAGAATACCCTTAAAATTACTTACTTTGGACTCAATGTAAGCACATAGTGCtttttctgaatatttatgatttttttccatgtctACTGTCCTTATTTTGGAAAGTGTGTCgtatattttctcattttttttattcccaggTCCCCTCCCTTGTCTATCCAGTTTTAgctctctttcctgtctctcgGGTAGCTCGTGGTTGCATAAGTGCTCTTAAAGTATAAGACTCCTGATCTACTAAGTCTGAGCTGAATTCATCTCCAAAAGCTGCTGAGTGTTATGTTGCATTATCGGCTGAGATTATGGTCACCAAGCTTGGATATCAAGATATTAGCAAAGATTTGTACAATAATTGTTCTAACTATGGAAGCTGATGActtaaaaaaactatttaaaggTACTGTCTGGAGTTTTAATTGCAAACGAACTGTTCACATTCAAAATGTATTGACCAATCACAAACATGACTAACACACATGTTGAACACTCTCCCTactatttaaaatgtttgaaagtcATTATTCAAGACCCAGTTTTTTATGCGAACATGTAGGCTAATTTGCAACTAACTACATTATACATCCAAATAAGCTGTTATTGCAGTCTGTGGAATAGGTAAATGATGTGACTTACAACTTCAATAAAAACAGTGCAAACTCCATATTGGTATAAAGTCCTCTCAATCGAGGAGAAGCCTCGCCAATAACACCTTCTGCCTTTCGAATTTTCTGCTTATAaatctcccctccctctctcgtcacCGTCTGCGACTCACAGTGCAGCGGCAATTTATCTCTAAGCTGCAATTACAACGAACACTATTTTATAGTTTGACAGTAGAACAAGCCCCGACCACACGTGGTAAAAAGAAAACTCCAGTGTACCTTTAATGTGTTGTCATATGTAGTCTATGTAATCTTGTGTCTGCCTTCAAATGTATCTGAAAACACGCACGTATCACTTGTAAAGACATGAATGCCTTCTCCTGTGACGGTTCACATTTACTGTGCTGCTGGGGATATATACTGAATACTGAGCGTTGACTCGCACCTTTTGCTTGTCTGGTCAAATAAACTTCCTAACTTAAGCGATTTGCATTTGTGgatatttattttgatatttacgACGGAAAGTGAAGTTAACAATCTTCTGGGCAATCTGTTTTGGGTGGACTGAGTTCAAATTATTTGACGCTTGATAAGCTTATTATAATATCAAAGGGAAACATCAAGAATTTTACAGAATCTGGTGTTTTCATCTGAATTGATTTTcagaaaccatttttaaaaaaagctatgtatactcttgttttttttgttcttaatcATTGTATAACAATGGGCTGAGAACAGTGTTGTAGCAATAATATAATTACTTAGTTAAACAATTAGTTatgcattaaaatattttgcactAATTACCAGCTGGGATGATTTTATCTTATCTCGTTTTCTCAGGATCATGTCAATGATCTCGTTGTTTTCTCATGATAGTGGTATGATTATCTTGTGATCTTGAGaacacaaccttttttttaaaagatgttatATAacttgctcatttttttttttttttattgtctgctGCAGGGGctgttttttacctttttttgcttcaaaaataataataaatgtaatatgcTCAGGGGTGCCAAAACTTTTGCATACGACTGTATAGTCTTAATCTGTAGAGCAACTTTAGTAATTTTCATTGTAAAACacatgtagtggagtaaaatgaacaatatgaaGTATGAAACAgcggaaaaaagaaacactcaagtaaagcacCATCAAAATTATTCATTAGTAATAGTTTATTTCCACCACTGCAACATGCAGTGTTAAGGTAATTCACCATTTTTTACCCTTCACAAAAGAAAGATTACTAGTGTCCAAAAACATCAGTACTACGGAAACTGATTTTCATAACAAATAAACCTCTGTCCCCGAATGGATTTCACATAGATGGCAAACTATAGCACTGTGCCTGTAATGAAGTATCGAATGTGGAAGTTCCAAAGAAGGCTGCTGTATTTCTT
Above is a genomic segment from Xiphias gladius isolate SHS-SW01 ecotype Sanya breed wild chromosome 19, ASM1685928v1, whole genome shotgun sequence containing:
- the LOC120805431 gene encoding keratin, type I cytoskeletal 10-like — its product is MKMKLNSLSVLCLSLLLFHTHSSLAKRGGGGGFGKSFSSKKIPTSNRGSTNTNAGHKNNQGSGSKGGYPKQSGQNNQGGYPPQSGGPGYPGNYPWQQGGGGYPARGSPYGGGYGGYGGYGGYGGYGGYGGYPGGYINHNPKNKILSPHYGGSFGHGGYGVGGGSPFSHSVQAMGMYPQDNSRGFGRSAVMAAAGGAMAGMALGYGLGRFPRPHFNFRSPEEEYYYNHYMYRKYGVKSTDTNDYSRDYKYSQPPETYDSYMDSCMKRTDLLPVDNRKPKDKPAATTTTTTTDVTSTPDTGTGSNTTKTNSTTAGHPSPSAPSTPRPLNQPEANPVPPASQAVRKAATDDDDDDDDDTVSIVEIGYPALIEQLTVRRCLELYMVYSEKYLKKQTGGVQGLEMGLRGSLAVVTSTIVMLLNSNMLTLLH